One bacterium genomic window, GACCCACGTCGCGAAGCTGGAGCGCCCTTCGAACCGCCCCAGCGCCTCCCAGGCGCGTCGGAACGCCTCCTGCGCGGCATCGGCCGCGCGCGCCGCGTCGCCGCGGCAGAGCGGGCGCAGGAAGCGGAAGACGCCGTCGTACGAGCGGTCGATCAGCGCGTCGCCGGCGTCGCGGTCCCCCGCCGCCAACGCGCGCGCCAACTCGATGTCGCTGCGTCGTTCCACTCTCGCCTCGGCGCCAGCATACGCGATGCGTCCCGGCGCATCGCGCCTCCGCGCCCTCCCGCGGCGCCGCGGCGGGGCGGCGCGCGCCCCGCCGGCCGCGCGTCCG contains:
- a CDS encoding RNA polymerase subunit sigma-24 → MERRSDIELARALAAGDRDAGDALIDRSYDGVFRFLRPLCRGDAARAADAAQEAFRRAWEALGRFEGRSSFATWV